The following coding sequences lie in one Musa acuminata AAA Group cultivar baxijiao chromosome BXJ1-8, Cavendish_Baxijiao_AAA, whole genome shotgun sequence genomic window:
- the LOC135588658 gene encoding uncharacterized protein LOC135588658, producing MANNNDEPTSAPQQDRWYDMRLGSSFKDNSTTKFCTLRYEFKPASIDKSQPGSLYKNKENRVTVEFHNNQPGKSNVSFEGSSEDYKDNDAVLFFDGETFRLERLHRAVKRLRHVRLPGEHAAASNMTPAPPAGTTTDSRSPPLGKISKAQALNKTVMHPVPVEVERIDIGEPESSAPRPMNKGSGLPSVPVNPFPSPDPKSSEENLDILGDDDGGTPSKAIVGQAEDAGFDINISNQNDTDDEIADVDVSDEADEGLNAAEALRAQANAVEEQQQETSSSSGSGSGSSSSGSGSGSSSSDSDGSDDDSASSGGDVDT from the exons ATGGCAAACAACAACGACGAGCCCACCTCAGCCCCGCAGCAGGATCGGTGGTACGACATGCGATTGGGTTCCTCCTTCAAGGACAACTCGACTACCAAGTTCTGCACGCTTCGAT ATGAATTTAAGCCAGCATCAATTGACAAGAGCCAACCTGGATCACTGTATAAGAACAAGGAAAATAGGGTCACTGTCGAGTTCCATAATAATCAGCCTGGAAAGTCAAATGTTTCCTTTGAGGGGAGCAGTGAAGACTACAAGGACAATGATGCAGTTTTGTTTTTTGATGGAGAGACTTTTAGATTGGAACGATTGCATCGGGCAGTAAAGAGGTTGAGGCATGTCCGGTTGCCTGGTGAGCATGCTGCTGCATCTAACATGACACCTGCACCCCCAGCTGGGACAACCACAGATTCTCGTTCTCCTCCACTTGGGAAGATCTCCAAAGCACAAGCATTGAACAAAACAGTTATGCATCCAGTGCCT GTTGAGGTAGAACGAATTGATATTGGTGAACCAGAAAGTTCAG CTCCAAGACCCATGAACAAGGGCTCTGGTCTTCCTTCGGTGCCTGTTAATCCATTCCCATCTCCTGATCCAAAATCATCCGAGGAAAACCTGGATATCCTTGGGGATGACGATGGAGGGACACCAAGCAAGGCAATTGTTGGACAGGCAGAAGATGCAGGATTTGACATCAATATATCAAATCAGAATGATACGGATGATGAGATTGCGGACGTTGATGTAAGTGATGAGGCAGATGAGGGGCTGAATGCTGCTGAGGCCCTACGAGCACAGGCAAATGCTGTGGAGGAGCAGCAGCAGGAGACCTCCAGCtccagcggcagcgggagtggaagcagtagcagtggcagcgggagcggaaGCAGTAGCAGTGACAGCGACGGCAGCGATGATGACTCAGCCAGCTCAGGTGGTGATGTTGATACATAA
- the LOC135588659 gene encoding pentatricopeptide repeat-containing protein At1g71060, mitochondrial-like → MSLCGPIQDIELKPSRKDVWQHNGQRFAARGLWYAMGFSRSKHDLTETEFIVEPATENEAPTSYSVRILEEAERICKILSNQPNSNITSCLDEAGVTVCPTLVAEVVKKLGNAGMLALVFFRWAEKQQGFNHTSEIFHHLIEALGKIKQFRLIWSLVDFMKHRNLLKKETFALITRRYARARNIREAIETFEKMTIFGLKPELSDYNCLIDIISKSKHVDRAQVIFNEMKRRKRFTPDLKTYTILLEGWGHVRDLSSLKAVFHEMIDEGFKPDVVTYGILINAFCKSGRCDDAVKIFHEMEANNCKPSPHIYCSLINGLGSEKRLDEALKYFELSKASGFPPEIPTYNALVGSYCWVMKFEDAFRVVDEMKSCGIGPNARTCDIILHHLIKAGKTEEAYEIFRRMGRDIGCEPQLNTYTMMVSMFCSVERIDMAMKVWNQMNAKGILPCMHMFSALINGLCYENRLDDACRYFQEMLDKGIRPPGQLYSKLKETLLDGGRRDLAVDFGLKLDQLRKTPLRG, encoded by the exons ATGAG TTTGTGTGGTCCAATACAAGATATAGAGCTTAAACCCAGCAGGAAGGATGTATGGCAACATAATGGCCAACGATTTGCAGCCCGTGGATTGTGGTATGCAATGGGTTTCTCAAGATCCAAACATGATTTAACAGAGACAGaatttattgtcgagcctgccACTGAGAATGAGGCTCCAACTTCCTATTCAGTGCGAATCTTGGAGGAAGCTGAGAGGATTTGTAAGATACTGTCCAACCAGCCGAATTCGAACATTACTTCTTGTCTAGATGAAGCTGGAGTGACTGTCTGCCCAACCTTGGTGGCTGAGGTCGTGAAGAAGCTAGGTAATGCAGGGATGCTTGCACTGGTCTTCTTTCGCTGGGCCGAGAAGCAGCAAGGTTTTAACCATACATCTGAAATCTTCCACCATCTAATCGAAGCACTTGGGAAGATCAAGCAATTTAGGTTGATTTGGAGTTTGGTGGATTTTATGAAGCATAGGAATTTGTTGAAGAAAGAGACTTTTGCGTTGATTACCCGGAGATATGCCCGAGCTAGGAATATTAGGGAAGCAATTGAAACTTTTGAAAAGATGACAATTTTTGGGTTGAAACCAGAATTATCAGACTATAACTGCTTGATAGATATTATAAGCAAGTCTAAGCATGTTGATAGGGCTCAGGTGATTTTTAATGaaatgaagagaagaaaaagatttaCTCCTGATCTTAAGACATATACCATTCTTTTGGAAGGTTGGGGTCATGTTCGGGATTTGTCGAGCCTGAAAGCTGTTTTTCATGAGATGATTGACGAAGGCTTTAAACCAGATGTTGTCACCTACGGCATACTCATAAATGCTTTCTGCAAGTCTGGAAGATGTGATGATGCTGTTAAAATCTTCCATGAGATggaagcaaacaattgcaagccaAGCCCTCATATATACTGTTCTCTCATCAATGGACTAGGTTCAGAGAAGAGATTGGACGAAGCTTTGAAGTACTTTGAGCTTTCTAAAGCTAGTGGTTTCCCCCCTGAGATACCAACTTACAATGCTCTCGTGGGTTCTTACTGTTGGGTTATGAAGTTTGAGGATGCATTTAGAGTGGTGGATGAGATGAAGAGTTGTGGCATTGGTCCAAATGCTCGTACCTGTGACATTATTCTGCACCATCTTATCAAAGCAGGAAAAACAGAAGAGGCTTATGAGATCTTTCGGAGGATGGGTAGGGACATTGGTTGTGAGCCCCAGCTAAATACATATACAATGATGGTCAGCATGTTCTGTAGCGTGGAAAGAATTGACATGGCCATGAAAGTATGGAATCAAATGAATGCTAAGGGAATTCTTCCTTGTATGCATATGTTTTCAGCATTGATTAATGGGCTGTGCTATGAGAATAGGTTGGATGATGCTTGCAGATACTTCCAGGAGATGTTGGATAAGGGAATCAGACCTCCTGGTCAATTATACAGTAAATTAAAAGAAACTCTTCTAGATGGAGGAAGAAGGGATTTGGCTGTTGATTTTGGATTGAAGCTGGATCAGTTAAGAAAGACTCCACTGAGAGGTTAA